The DNA segment GCCGTCGCGCGCGAGACGCTCGAGCTCGTCCTGGCCGACGCCGAGCCTGCGCAGCACGTCGGCCGAGTCGGCGCCGAGCAGCGGCCCGGCGCGCTCGATCCGCGGCGGCGTCTCCGACAAGCGCAGCGGCGAGCCGAGCTGGCGGATCGGCCCGAGCGTCGGGTGCGGCGCGTCGACGAAGTAACCGCGCGCGGCGAGGTGCGGATCGCCGAAGACGCGGTCGAAGGTCTGGATCGGTCCGCACGGGATGCCCGCTGCGCTCAAGCGTTCGGTCCAGTGCGCGGAAGACTCGGTGGTCGTCACCGCTTCGATCTCCGCGATCAGCGCGTTGCGGTTCGCCATCCGGTAGTCGTTCGTCGCGAAGCGCGGATCGTTCGCGAGCCGCTCGAGCCCCAGCGCTGCGCAGCATCTCAGCCAGTGCGCCTGCGAGTTCGCACCGAAGGTGAACCAGCCGTCGGCCGAGCGCACCGCCTGGTACGGCGCGATCGCCTGATGCGCCGAGCCCGACGGTTTCGGCACCTCGCCGGTGGCGAAATAGCGCCCGGCTTCCCACACCGCGAACGAGA comes from the Candidatus Eremiobacterota bacterium genome and includes:
- a CDS encoding CoA transferase is translated as LGYAALCDASPRLIYLAATGFGNDGPYAQMAGLDIIAQAMSGLMSITGEPGAPPVKVGVPIADLTCALYATIAVLAALRARDRDGRGQFVDVSLFESAVSFAVWEAGRYFATGEVPKPSGSAHQAIAPYQAVRSADGWFTFGANSQAHWLRCCAALGLERLANDPRFATNDYRMANRNALIAEIEAVTTTESSAHWTERLSAAGIPCGPIQTFDRVFGDPHLAARGYFVDAPHPTLGPIRQLGSPLRLSETPPRIERAGPLLGADSADVLRRLGVGQDELERLARDGVVAVPA